In Bosea sp. PAMC 26642, the DNA window CGGTGATACCCATGGCGAGACCCACCAGAAGCGCCGCGATGACCGCGCCCCAAAAACTGCCGACGCCGCCAATGACGATGATCAGGAAGGCCGGGATCACGATATCGACGCCGACATGCGGACGCAGGCCCCAGATCGGCACCATCACCACGCCGGCAAGTCCCGCCAGCGCCGCCCCGAAGCCGAAGACGAGCAGCCGGAGCTTGGCGAGATCGTAGCCGAGGGCACGGACCATCTCGCTGTCATGCGCGCCCGCCTTGATCACGGCCCCGGTCGAGGTGCGCTCCAGGAAGAGCCAGACGGCGGCGATGGCGACGATGCTGAAGCCGGCGGCGAAGAAGCGGTAGGTCGAGAAGATCATGCCGTTCAGCAGGAAGGCGCTGTTGATCGCCTGCGGCAGCGCAAGATTCTGCTCGCCCGTGCCCCAGACGAGCCGGATCAGCTCCTCGACGACGAGAGCGGCTCCGAAGGTCAGGAGCAGGCCGTAGAGAGGCGGCTTGCCATAGGTTGGGCGCAGGCAGAGTTCGAGCAGCATGCCGCAAAGCCCCGCCAGCGCCGGCCCGATCGCGAGAGCCAGCACATAGCGCAGGCCGGGCGGCAGGCTCAGCCACCAGGCGCCGAACGGCGTGCCGGAAAACCAGCCGCCGCCGATCACCGTCAGCGCGAAATAGGCGCCGAGCGCAAACAGCGAGCCATGGGCGAGATTGATCACCTCCATTACGCCCACGATCAAGGTGAAGCCGAGCGCGATGAGGGCGAAGAGCAGGCCCAACGTCAGGCCGTTGATGATGTGCGGCAGAAGATCGATCATGCGCGGTGCGTCCCGATGCAGCGATAGCGTGGTCCGCGGCCGCCTGTTGACGGCCGCGGATGGCGGGACTGATCAGGCGTCGAAGGTCGGCGTCTTGTCGTAGGGCTCGAGCTTGCAGAGCTTGGCGGAGTCCGTGTCGCGCACGTCGTCCGGCTTGGCATGGCTCAGGATCTCGAAGAGATCGTCCTTCTCCTTCGGCGCGCGGTTGGCGGTGGCGAGGTAGATGGTCTGCTGGACCTGATGCGTGTCGGCGTCGATCGACGCGTCGAAATGCTGCATCCGGTCCCTGGCCGGCATCTTGTGGCCTTCGAGCGCCTTGATCACGGCGATATTGCTGGTCGTGCCGGCTCGTTCCACGGCCGACAGCAGCTCGCGCACCGACATGTAGCCATTGTAGAAGACGTTGCCCGGCGAGCGCATGGCCGTCTCGGGGTACATCGTCTGGTAGCGCTTGACGAAGTCGGCGACGCCGGGAAGGTCGAGGCGGTAGTACCAGGTGGTGCCGAAGACGCCGAAGAGGTTGTCGACCGGCAGGCCGTAGACGTCGTCCCAATCCTGCTGGCTGTTGATCCAGGCCGGCTTGTCGCCCATGCCGAGCTGCGCGACCTGCTGGCGCATCGCCTTCTGGTCGTCGCCGCCGATCGCCGCCGAGATGACGCCGGGCTTGCGCTGCTGCACCTTCAGCAGGGCAGAGGTGAAGTCGCGCGTTCCCTGCGGGATCAGGACCTCTTCCATGACCTTGCCGCCATATTCGGCGAGCAGGGCCTTGGTCGCCTTGGCAGTATCGTGACCCCAGACATAGTCGTTGGTCAGCAGCATCCAGTCGGGCCCGAAGCGCTCGATCGCGCTCTTGACCGCGGCCTTGGCGAAGTTGGTGCCGTTGCCGTCGAAGACGAACTTGACGCGGTGGCAGTTCTGGCCGGCCTCGGTCGGCGAGGACGAGTTCGTGTTGATGTAGATCACGCCGTATTTCTGCGCGACCTGGCTGATCGCGTTGGCAACGCCGGAATGGACCGCGCCGACCAGAAAACCGCATTGCTCGCGGCTGATCATACGCTCCGCGACGCGGCTGCCGGTGGCGGCCGTCGTCTCCGTGTCTATGTGGACGAACTCGACCTTGCGGCCCAGGACGCCGCCGCGCTCATTGGCCTCGGCAATCGCCATCATCATGCCGCGTTTGTCGCTGGCGCCGGAGTTCGCATACATCCCGCTGGCATCGGCCGTGATGCCGATCCGGAGCGGTTTGGCCGCGCCTTGCGCCCAGACGCGATTATGCTTCCAAGGGCCGGCAAACAGCGAGACCGCGGAAGTGGCACCTGCGGCTAGCAGAACGCGCCGTGAAATCGTGTTCTTCGACATCGTTGTCCTCCCCGAAACGGACGGGCTTATGCCCGCCTCCTGTCTGATCGAAAGTCAGAACTAATTTTCAAAGAGCATGAATATTTTTTCAGTCATGTCAACTGGTGGTGCAAATTTGGTGCTTTGCGTGGCATGGCGCATAGGATAGAAGAATGAATGAACGAAAATTCATTCAATCGACGCGCCGTTTCATCCTCTTCCGGAGAGGTCGCACAGGAGACATTCGAGGCGCTGCGCCAGCGTCTTCGCAACCGCTTCGATCAGCTCAGCCCGCATCTGCAACGCATCGCGCGGTCGGCGCTGGAAAAGCCCAACGACTTTGCCTTGAACACCGTGGTCGTCATCGCGGGCGACCTTGAGGTGCAGCCATCGACGCTGATCCGCTTTGCCAAGGAGTTCGGCTACAGCGGCTTCTCCGAGATGCAACGTGTCTTCCGCCTGCGCCTGATCGAGGGCGCTCCCCGCGCCCGCGAGGAGGTTTTCGCCCGGCAGACGTCCCCGCGCGAGGCGCGGGATTTCGGCGGCCTGCTCAGCGGCTGCGTCGATGCGCTCATCGCCTCGCTGGAGGATCTGCGGCGGACCGTTTCGCCGGAGTCGCTGGAGCAGGCGACGCAGATGCTGCGCCAGGCCGAGCATGTCTACATTGCGGGCTTGCGCCGATCGAGGCCGATCGCGACCTATCTCGCCTATGGGCTGACGCGCTGCGAGCGGCAGTGCAGCCTGCTCGATTTCGGCAGCGGCATGGCGGCCGAACAGATCGCCACCATGCGGTCCAGCGACCTTCTCGTGGCGATCGCGTTCACGCCCTACACGCAGTCGGTGGTCGATATCACGCTCGACTCCCATCTCAGCGGCAAGCGCATCCTTGTCCTGACGGACGTGCCCGAGAGCCCTCTGGCCCGCCACGCCGACCTGACCTTCCTCGTCGACAATTCCACCACGAGCCAGTTCAGGCCGATTTCAGGGGCGATCGCACTGGTCCAGACCTTGATTACCGGCCTTGGCACCGGGTGAAGCGACGAGCTTCGACGAGGCAGAAGCGAGCGGGGTGAGCAAAATCGACGAATGGCGGGCATAGCGTATTGCAATCGCTGGCCGTCAATGTCGATGGTTCGGCGGCCTGCGGTTTGTCCAGTTCCCGCTAGGGCTTCGCGAACCTCCGGTGCGCTAATCTGGACCAAGCCCCCCGCGTCCTAGTCACGAGCTGCGCGACCAAACGGCGGCTACGACTTGGACCTGATCGTATCGAGGGTGGCTGCCTTCGTGGCCTCTTGCCGCGCTTCACGGTGGCGCCATGCAATTGGATGACGCCAGCCGTCGCCATTACTCTAGAAATTCCACTCAGGTGATTTGGACAACGATGCCATCCATTGAGAAGGCCTCTTTAACGAGGCAAATCCATGCCGGTGGGGCGAGGCGAACAAACAGCTTATGAAGGAGGCGGGAACATGCCTGACAATACACTTCCGGCGCCAAAATTTCCGCTAGAGGGCGAGTTGCGGCTTAAATGGGAGCTGCTCTTCGCTGCGAACCATTTTCAGCGCGTCTTCAACGTCAGCCTGTTTCCATTCATCGGCCGTGTTGTAAAGGTATTCACTCCTCCGGCATCTGCTGGTCTCTTGTTCGAATTTCGCGCGGGAATGCGAGATACTTTCGCTGCTCTTGTGAACAAACGCGCTTTCCCTCCGGAGACACTTAACGAGGCTATTCGGGCGGTGGTGCCAGGTGCCGGTAAGGTCGTTCCCGATGATCCTGGCGTCGATCACCGAGACAGATGGTGGCGTCAGGCTGCGGCCGGCGCCGCCATCGGTCAGAGTTTCCGCGAGGAAGGAACCAGCACCGGTCTCCACATCGCCTTCAACAAGACCCTCTGCGATGTGCATGTCGATCGAAATGGGTTCGTGATTAACGGCGACGGCTCCACTCATTGGGATCTGAACGGCCTGTTGCGCCATCTCACGATCGATCTCGCGGGGGACAAGGCGACCTGGGCCGTTCACTCCGCTGTTTTGCTCGATCGCCGGCGCCGGCCTATCGTTCAGGCAACCATAGGCCCGTGGTTCGCCGTTGACCTTCCGGCGCGGGACGCAAACGACCGCACGGCCGTGAAGGTCGGCATTCAAATATCGGGCACGTTCGGAAGCCGCTGAAGAGCATTTCGGCATTTCGCGACGTACGCATCTGTCATTCGCAGAAAGCGACCCGCGAAACCGGCAAAAGCCTGCCCGATTTGGCATCGATTTACAGGCCCTGCGTGCCGCAAGAACCCGGTGGCCAAAGCACGACAAAGCCGCCGGCGGGTGTCAGGGCTCGCGCAGGACCCGGAAGCCATTGGTATAAAACCGCACATCGGTTTCGTATTTGAAACGCGCCGCCGAGCGCAGATAACGTGGGTCGTTGTTGAACGAACCGCCGCGCAGGACGCGCTCGCGGCAGGCTGGTGTTGTGTAGGCGCTGCCGTCGCGCGGGGCGGCGCGATAGCTTTCGCTCCAGCAATCGGCGACCCATTCCGCGGCGTTGCCGGCCATGTCGTAAAGGCCGAAAGCATTGGCCGGAAATTGGCCCACCTCTACCGTCTGCTTGCGGGCTTGCGCGTTGCAGCCGACGCAATTGGCCTGCTCCTTGTCGAGCGTCCGGCCCCAGGGATAGGTCGCAGTCGAGCCGGCGCGGGCAGCGTATTCCCATTCGGCCTCGCTCGGCAGGCGATATTTGCGTTTCGTCTTGAGCGAGAGCCACGCCGTATAGGCAACGGCGTCGTTCCAATGGATGTCGGTCACCGGGCGCTGGCCGCGGCCGAGATTGCGATCGCTCGGTCGGTAGGTGCAGCCGCCCTGATCGACGCAGGCATCCCATTCGGCGAAGGTGACCTCGCGCGTGCCGAGATGGAAGCCGTTCCGGATCGTGACCGAATGGACCGGCTTCTCGAACTCGAAGAGTTCGTTGGAGCCCATTTCGAAGCTGCCCGGCGGTATCAGCGTCAGTTCCGGACAGTCTTCGCAATCGCGGGTCGTTTTCTCCGCCCCGCTGACGCTCACCGGCCGGCCGGGCGTTGCTGCGGCGAGGCTGGCACTCGAGGCTCCGGCCTTGTTGCGAAAAAGCTGCTCGCGCGCTTTGGCCAGCGCAGTGAAACGGCCGTTCGGATAGGCGTCGAGATAGGCACGATACTCCGCGGCGTTCTCGCTCGTCTTGATCGTGTCCCAGAACGACAGTTCGTAAGCGTCGGGGCGGCCAGCCTGGGCTGGAAAGTCGGGAATCGGGATCACGGCGCGGCTGTTCTGCGCGGTTTCGGCCGGCCGCCCCGGCACCGTCACGACCAGCCCTTTCGGCGGAAGGGATGAAAGCCAGAGCGGCGGATGGCGGCGCGCCTGCCGGGCCATCGCATCGCGGGTGCGGCTCAGCGCCACCGTCATGTCGAGATTGGGCGTGCGGATCGCCTTCAGCCATTCCGCGACGGCGGCCGTTTCGCGGCCGGTTTCACTGGTGATGCGGCCGGGCGGCGCCGAGGAGACAACCGCGATGGTCTCCATGCGATCGACAGGCGCCAGGCCCTTCAAACCGCCGCCGATCGCCTCCTGCCAGGGATTTTCGCGACTGGCGTCGACAAACACGGTAGCGCTGAGCGGACGCGAAACGATCAGCGGATCGAGGATCAGGTCGAGATCGATCACCTGGCGGGCGACATCCTGTGTCGATTGCGGGGAGGTGTTCACGGGCACCAGGAAGTTGCGGCCGCGCAGCTGCACGGCTTGGCCGGCGTAGAACACGACCGCCACGCCGCCGCGCCGGAGCTTGCGGCTGAAACTCTCGATTGCCGCCTGCATGTCGGCGCGGTTGCCGTTTTCCACCGTGACGACGTCGAAGCGACCCTGCCGCAGCGCCTCGGCAACCAGGCGGGCGTCGCCCGCTGCCTCGGAGGCGTTGGCGCGCCCGTAAGCCGAGTTGCCGATGACCAGCGCAACCCGGGCCGGCTCCGGCGCGATGGCCGGCTGGGCGAAGGCGGGCAGGGTCAGGCAGGCCCAGGCGAGGGCCAGAAATGCACGCTGGCAGGCTCGAATCATCGCATCCATCTTCGTCACCGGCTCCATGCGGCCGGCCGGGCACGGCACCGCTTCACGGGTTCAGCGAACATACACTTTAATCTTGTTCGACATTACGGGAGGATTGTGCGGCGTGTGGCCGTGGTCGCCGAGCAGAAGCTGCAAGGTGTGGGGTCCCTTGGGCAGCGTCACGACAACCTCGGTCTGGCCGTTGCCGAGATGGATATGGTTGTAATCGGATGGGATCGGCTGATCCGGCGGGCCGGGATCGACATCGATCAGCAGATGGTGGTGACCGGTTAGCGGCTTGTCGGTTCCGGCGGGCGCGACGCCCATCTCCTTCAGACCCATCCGCACGGTGAAGCGTTCCGGCACGCTCAGCCCGTCGAGCGGATAATGGAAATACACCAGGGCGCCGCGCGGCGCCGTCTGGCGCAACGCGGTCTGGGCGCGGGCTCCCATCGAAGCCAGCGCCGCCGCCATCACGAGAGCTAGGCCTGCGAGCTTCATCGCGGCGGGCATGGACACGGTTGTCATCGGCGGCGCCCCGGGTTCCTGCGCGGGAAGCCGACGGTCACCTTGATTCGTTCCGACATGATCGGCGGGTCATGCGGAACGTGCTGGTCGTCGGCCAGGATCAACTGCAGCGTATGCTCGCCGGGCTTCAGGGTGATCCGCTTCTCGGTCTGGCCGCCGCCGAGATGAATGTGGTTGAGGTCGCTGGGAATTGCGACATCGAGCGCCGGCGTCGGCACGTCGACCAGGAGATGGTGATGGCCGGTGTTCGCCTTGGCGACACCGGCTGGCGCCACGCCCATATTGCGCAGGCCAAAGCGGATCGTCGAGGATGGATAGATTCTCTCGCCATTGCGCGGATAGATGAAATAGACCGCCGCATCGTTGGGCGCTGGCGTGCGTGTCGATTTGCCGGCCTCGCTGCCGGCTGCTGTAGGCGGCGCGCTCACGGCTGCGATGACGCGGACCCTGATCTTCTGCGACATCACCGGCGGATCATGCGGCACATGCTCGTGGTCGGCCATCAGCAACTGCAGCGTATGCTCCCCCGGCGGCAGGTTGAGCTCGACCTCGGTCTGGCCACGGCCGAAATGCAGATGGTTGAAATCGCTGGGAATCTCGCGGTCGAGCGGCGGCAGTTCCGTATCGATCAGCAGATGGTGGTGGCCGGCACGGTCCTGCTTGGTGCC includes these proteins:
- a CDS encoding branched-chain amino acid ABC transporter permease, producing MIDLLPHIINGLTLGLLFALIALGFTLIVGVMEVINLAHGSLFALGAYFALTVIGGGWFSGTPFGAWWLSLPPGLRYVLALAIGPALAGLCGMLLELCLRPTYGKPPLYGLLLTFGAALVVEELIRLVWGTGEQNLALPQAINSAFLLNGMIFSTYRFFAAGFSIVAIAAVWLFLERTSTGAVIKAGAHDSEMVRALGYDLAKLRLLVFGFGAALAGLAGVVMVPIWGLRPHVGVDIVIPAFLIIVIGGVGSFWGAVIAALLVGLAMGITGAYAAAWATMSMYLLLIAVLGFRSRGLLGRKSALEN
- a CDS encoding ABC transporter substrate-binding protein translates to MSKNTISRRVLLAAGATSAVSLFAGPWKHNRVWAQGAAKPLRIGITADASGMYANSGASDKRGMMMAIAEANERGGVLGRKVEFVHIDTETTAATGSRVAERMISREQCGFLVGAVHSGVANAISQVAQKYGVIYINTNSSSPTEAGQNCHRVKFVFDGNGTNFAKAAVKSAIERFGPDWMLLTNDYVWGHDTAKATKALLAEYGGKVMEEVLIPQGTRDFTSALLKVQQRKPGVISAAIGGDDQKAMRQQVAQLGMGDKPAWINSQQDWDDVYGLPVDNLFGVFGTTWYYRLDLPGVADFVKRYQTMYPETAMRSPGNVFYNGYMSVRELLSAVERAGTTSNIAVIKALEGHKMPARDRMQHFDASIDADTHQVQQTIYLATANRAPKEKDDLFEILSHAKPDDVRDTDSAKLCKLEPYDKTPTFDA
- a CDS encoding MurR/RpiR family transcriptional regulator — its product is MNENSFNRRAVSSSSGEVAQETFEALRQRLRNRFDQLSPHLQRIARSALEKPNDFALNTVVVIAGDLEVQPSTLIRFAKEFGYSGFSEMQRVFRLRLIEGAPRAREEVFARQTSPREARDFGGLLSGCVDALIASLEDLRRTVSPESLEQATQMLRQAEHVYIAGLRRSRPIATYLAYGLTRCERQCSLLDFGSGMAAEQIATMRSSDLLVAIAFTPYTQSVVDITLDSHLSGKRILVLTDVPESPLARHADLTFLVDNSTTSQFRPISGAIALVQTLITGLGTG
- a CDS encoding SUMF1/EgtB/PvdO family nonheme iron enzyme, with protein sequence MDAMIRACQRAFLALAWACLTLPAFAQPAIAPEPARVALVIGNSAYGRANASEAAGDARLVAEALRQGRFDVVTVENGNRADMQAAIESFSRKLRRGGVAVVFYAGQAVQLRGRNFLVPVNTSPQSTQDVARQVIDLDLILDPLIVSRPLSATVFVDASRENPWQEAIGGGLKGLAPVDRMETIAVVSSAPPGRITSETGRETAAVAEWLKAIRTPNLDMTVALSRTRDAMARQARRHPPLWLSSLPPKGLVVTVPGRPAETAQNSRAVIPIPDFPAQAGRPDAYELSFWDTIKTSENAAEYRAYLDAYPNGRFTALAKAREQLFRNKAGASSASLAAATPGRPVSVSGAEKTTRDCEDCPELTLIPPGSFEMGSNELFEFEKPVHSVTIRNGFHLGTREVTFAEWDACVDQGGCTYRPSDRNLGRGQRPVTDIHWNDAVAYTAWLSLKTKRKYRLPSEAEWEYAARAGSTATYPWGRTLDKEQANCVGCNAQARKQTVEVGQFPANAFGLYDMAGNAAEWVADCWSESYRAAPRDGSAYTTPACRERVLRGGSFNNDPRYLRSAARFKYETDVRFYTNGFRVLREP
- a CDS encoding DUF4399 domain-containing protein; amino-acid sequence: MTTVSMPAAMKLAGLALVMAAALASMGARAQTALRQTAPRGALVYFHYPLDGLSVPERFTVRMGLKEMGVAPAGTDKPLTGHHHLLIDVDPGPPDQPIPSDYNHIHLGNGQTEVVVTLPKGPHTLQLLLGDHGHTPHNPPVMSNKIKVYVR
- a CDS encoding DUF4399 domain-containing protein, translated to MPGVRPILALGVVLSLALSAVGLVAQERPRQRSPAPPGTKLSFIDLASGARVSTRLKVRFAIAGMEVVPAGTARRNAGHHHLLIDTPLPALDQPIPSDFNHLHFGGGQTETEIALTPGRHSLQLLFADHNHVAHDPPVVSERIEVEVVADANEAPRSVAAPNAKVFFLDLKDGATIPPRARIRFGVENIAISPAGTKQDRAGHHHLLIDTELPPLDREIPSDFNHLHFGRGQTEVELNLPPGEHTLQLLMADHEHVPHDPPVMSQKIRVRVIAAVSAPPTAAGSEAGKSTRTPAPNDAAVYFIYPRNGERIYPSSTIRFGLRNMGVAPAGVAKANTGHHHLLVDVPTPALDVAIPSDLNHIHLGGGQTEKRITLKPGEHTLQLILADDQHVPHDPPIMSERIKVTVGFPRRNPGRRR